The Caldanaerobius fijiensis DSM 17918 genomic interval TTCTCATCAAATCCATTGCCCATGCAAGAAGTTTTTCCATACCTTCTCTGTTGTTTCTGAATTCCAGGCGTCTACCATACTCCACGCCCCTGTAGTCAAATGCTCTGGCATGATGCTTTTCTTTAGCAATGTCCACTCCTACGATTAATGTTTTTTCTGTCACTTGCAAAATCTTTTCATTTTGTGTATACTTCATTTTAGTACCTCCTGTTTTTTCAGTTAATTCGAGGTAAGTTCTAGAACTTACACTCTGTATTTTATCAGGAGGTACTTATTTTTTCAAAGTTCGTTTTAGCTCATTTTCGCCCATTTTAAATCATTACAGGAATGCTCCTTTTTCAGTATTATTTGATACCTAGTCTATACATCATACTCTATATTCAGTTTTTTAAACAAGTTCACAAGATAATTCTTCGATGATATGTAGCTTTCCCTCAGGTCCTTAACACCACCAATATCTATCGCTACATACCCGTTAAAATCATGCTTCTTTAATGCTGTAAAAACGCCTTCCCAATCTATTGTACCTTCTCCTAGTGCTAGATGCTCATTTATCCTTCCATCATTGTCTGACACGTGTACGTAAAAGATCTTTTTCCCGGCCTTTTCTACACTCAGCGGCAGAATCTCTTTCTGGGCATGCTGATGGCCTGTATCCAATACCATACCAAAATTCTTGCTACCCACATGGTCATACAACCTTAAAAATGCATCTGTATTACTTATCAGCTCTCCTACACGTGGTTCCAGGCAGAACTTCATACCATTTTTCTCTGCTATATCTGAGCACTTCCTATAGCTTTCTACTATTATGCCCCAGTGCTCCTCCCAATCATAGGCAGGGTCTATCTCTACATTAAACACCTTACCATAATTTATA includes:
- a CDS encoding IS110 family transposase translates to MKYTQNEKILQVTEKTLIVGVDIAKEKHHARAFDYRGVEYGRRLEFRNNREGMEKLLAWAMDLMR
- a CDS encoding sugar phosphate isomerase/epimerase family protein, encoding MMKISYCWLYAINRYGYPPTIDNAIKALEEMHDMGFKYVEVEGVGNENMREVYENRRLIKEKCDELGLKIINFCPILPDIASMNKELRERAFEAYELGVETAKYFQAETVQTDSFTPPLKFKGDIPYKEAINYGKVFNVEIDPAYDWEEHWGIIVESYRKCSDIAEKNGMKFCLEPRVGELISNTDAFLRLYDHVGSKNFGMVLDTGHQHAQKEILPLSVEKAGKKIFYVHVSDNDGRINEHLALGEGTIDWEGVFTALKKHDFNGYVAIDIGGVKDLRESYISSKNYLVNLFKKLNIEYDV